The uncultured Desulfobulbus sp. genome window below encodes:
- a CDS encoding C-GCAxxG-C-C family protein, translating to MNRTRKALDLYLRSYACSQAILAVYAEAYQLDIHQALALSTGFAGGMASGKICGAVTGAIVVLGLHYGNEAPETPAGRRGVKWKVREFYQKFEALHQTTECSQLLQVNISTPEGMKVALEKNLFRTQCPQYIVDAVAILEELLEEVPIP from the coding sequence ATGAACCGAACCCGGAAAGCCCTTGATCTTTACTTGCGCAGTTACGCCTGTTCCCAGGCGATTCTTGCCGTCTACGCCGAGGCCTATCAGCTTGATATACACCAGGCTCTGGCGCTTTCAACCGGGTTTGCCGGAGGAATGGCCAGTGGCAAAATATGCGGTGCGGTCACGGGAGCCATTGTGGTGCTTGGGTTGCATTATGGGAATGAAGCACCAGAAACCCCGGCGGGAAGAAGAGGAGTGAAGTGGAAGGTTCGCGAGTTTTACCAAAAATTTGAAGCGCTGCATCAAACAACCGAATGCAGCCAGTTGCTGCAGGTCAACATCAGTACCCCGGAAGGGATGAAGGTTGCCCTGGAAAAGAACCTGTTCCGCACGCAATGTCCTCAGTATATTGTCGATGCTGTGGCTATACTGGAGGAGCTGCTGGAAGAAGTACCAATCCCATGA